A single region of the Lotus japonicus ecotype B-129 chromosome 4, LjGifu_v1.2 genome encodes:
- the LOC130713124 gene encoding uncharacterized protein LOC130713124 translates to MEDIDKHVSAELPDPKVYPNLYKAVSSYMMHGPCGVVDPKSVCMVDGKCSKHFPKKFQNCTTVDDDGYPIYKRRRTGITILKKGVPLDNGFVVPYNPVLLMRYQGHINVEYCNKSNAIKYLFKYINKGPDRVNECRYPTPCEAAWRTFKYDIHERWPPMLRLGFHLPNQQSVLFKENDDLEVVKENSTKKGTQFLAWMDANKKYQEGRNLTYAEFPSKFVYNKKSTIWHSFKSIRTVKGVVYPTFRDACEAMGLLEDDREYVDGISIASDLGSGSQLRKLFTRMLMTNLISRPQEVWRKSWTLLSDGILYDRRKALNIPDLRKEDEELQNLCLIEIEKILQGNGRSLKEFPCLPYPKFSEIQNFENRFVADELNYNRDEMVKIHDELVSSLTSEQEIVYKNVLDAVLPDNGGFFFLYGFGGTGKTFVWNTLSAALRSMSLIVLNVASSGIASLLLPGGRTAHSRFSIPISINEISTCNLRHGSPKAELLKKASLIIWDEARMYIPFGGKVVVLGGDFRQILPVISKGSRLEIVGSAINSSYLWKHCKVMKLTINMRLQNATSTSSAAEIKEFADWLLQVGDGTVKTIDEEETLIEIPPDLLIEQCKEPLLELVNFAYPKLAHNLQKNSFFQERVTLASTLECVEEINNFMLAMIPGIPNHAIKLKAGVPIMLIRNIDQAAGLCSGTRMIVNALTKYIIVATVLNGNNMGETTFIPRMSLTPSNSDIPFKFQRRQFPVALCFAMTINKSQGQSLSHVGLYLPRPVFTHGQLYVALSRVKSRKGLKMLIIDDEGVESNTTRSVVVSVQVVGVVDSAQVVRAVDSAAGLELIEWMSGKKPLPSTAPPPSRSSGYRSSGFEPDRWSRREMEPRRKRPRFVRDPQRGDGFGTGKRESIW, encoded by the exons atggagGATATAGACAAACATGTTTCTGCAGAGCTTCCTGATCCTAAAGTTTATCCAAATTTATACAAGGCAGTATCATCATACATGATGCATGGTCCATGTGGTGTTGTTGACCCTAAGTCAGTTTGCATGGTCGATGGAAAATGTTCTAAACACTTTCCAAAAAAATTCCAGAATTGCACAACAGTTGATGATGATGGTTATCCAATttataaaagaagaagaactgGGATCACAATTTTGAAGAAAGGAGTTCCTCTCGATAATGGTTTTGTTGTTCCTTATAACCCGGTCTTGCTTATGCGCTATCAAGGACACATCAATGTTGAGTACTGCAATAAGTCGAATGCTATAAAATATCTTTTCAAGTATATTAACAAAGGACCTGATAGAGTCAATG AATGCAGGTACCCTACTCCATGTGAAGCCGCGTGGAGAACATTCAAATATGATATTCATGAAAGATGGCCTCCAATGTTAAGATTAGGATTCCATCTTCCAAACCAACAAAGTGTTTTATTCAAAGAGAATGACGATTTGGAAGTTGTGAAGGAAAACTCAACTAAAAAGGGAACTCAATTCTTGGCATGGATGGATGCCAACAAAAAGTACCAGGAGGGGAGAAATCTTACATATGCAGAATTTCCTTCCAAATTTGTGTACAacaaaaaatcaacaatatgGC ACAGTTTTAAAAGCATAAGAACTGTAAAGGGTGTTGTTTATCCCACATTTCGCGATGCATGCGAAGCGATGGGATTACTGGAGGATGACCGGGAGTATGTTGATGGAATTTCAATTGCAAGTGATCTTGGTTCCGGATCTCAGCTAAGGAAATTATTTACCAGAATGCTGATGACAAACTTGATTTCCAGGCCACAAGAAGTTTGGAGAAAGTCTTGGACTCTTTTAAGTGATGGGATTTTGTATGATAGAAGAAAAGCACTCAACATTCCAG ATCTTCGTAAAGAGGATGAAGAATTACAGAACTTATGTCTGattgagattgaaaaaatattgcaaGGCAATGGAAGGTCACTCAAGGAATTTCCATGTTTACCATACCCTAAATTTtcagaaattcaaaattttgaaaatagattcGTTGCAGATGAGTTGAATTATAATAGGGATGAAATGGTAAAGATTCATGATGAATTGGTTAGTTCTCTTACTTCAGAGCAAGAGATTGTTTATAAGAATGTTTTGGATGCTGTTTTGCCTGATAACGGTggattcttttttctatatggttttggaggaaCGGGAAAAACATTTGTTTGGAATACATTATCTGCTGCTTTGCGTTCAATGAGCCTTATTGTCTTAAATGTCGCATCTAGTGGAATTGCATCACTATTGTTACCTGGAGGTAGAACTGCTCATTCAAGGTTTTCTATTCCTATTTCAATAAATGAGATATCAACCTGTAATCTTCGTCACGGTTCCCCAAAAGCTgaattattgaaaaaagcaaGCCTAATTATTTGGGATGAGGCACGGATGT ACATTCCATTCGGAGGTAAAGTTGTGGTACTAGGAGGcgactttagacaaatacttcCAGTTATTTCAAAAGGAAGTCGTTTAGAAATTGTCGGTTCAgctatcaattcttcatatttgtggaagcattgcaaggtaatgaaGCTGACTATTAATATGAGATTGCAAAATGCTACAtcgacttcttcagcagcagaaataaaagagtttgcaGATTGGTTGCTTCAAGTTGGAGATGGTACAGTTAAAACGATTGATGAGGAAGAAACACTTATTgagattcctccagatcttcttaTTGAACAGTGTAAGGAACCGTTGCTTGAATTAGTTAATTTTGCATATCCAAAACTTGCAcataatttgcaaaaaaattcattctttcAAGAAAGAGTGACCCTTGCATCAACCCTTGAATGTGTAgaggaaatcaacaactttatgttagcAATGATTCCTGG AATTCCAAACCATGCAATTAAACTAAAAGCtggtgtccctatcatgctCATTCGAAACATAGACCAAGCTGCAGGGTTGTGTAGTGGAACTCGAATGATAGTCAATgctttgactaaatatataattgtcGCTACTGTTTTGAATGGAAACAATATGGGTGAAACAACAtttattccaaggatgagcttaactccatctaattctgacattccattcaaattccagcgcagacaattccctgttgctttatgttttgcaatgactataaataaaagtcaggggcaatctttatctcatgttggactgtatTTGCCAAGGCCTGTCTTTACTCACGGACAGCTATATGTTGCACTTtctagagttaaatctagaaaagggttgaagatgCTCATCATAGATGACGAAGGAGTTGAATCTAACACTACACGCAGC GTGGTGGTTTCCGTGCAGGTGGTGGGGGTGGTGGATTCGGCGCAGGTGGTGAGGGCGGTGGATTCGGCGGCAGGTTTAGAGTTGATTGAGTGGATGTCTGGTAAGAAACCTCTTCCTtctactgctcctcctccttccAGATCTTCTGGTTATCGCAGTTCTGGCTTCGAACCTGATCGGTGGTCGAGGCGTGAAATGGAGCCTAGGCGGAAGAGGCCGAGGTTCGTGCGGGATCCACAGAGGGGTGATGGTTTTGGGACTGGAAAACGCGAGTCCATTTGGTGA